From the Heptranchias perlo isolate sHepPer1 chromosome 26, sHepPer1.hap1, whole genome shotgun sequence genome, one window contains:
- the tmem30b gene encoding cell cycle control protein 50B, with product MPQVPGSSRERDGAVSKNKPDNTAFTQQRLPAWQPFLSAGYVLPTFFLLGLIFIAIGLGLYFTSKSVIEIELNYTGDESKSPCHHCTSNATKNCKCTIKFKVDKLLRGPVFMYYELSNFYQNQRKYGVSRDDTQLNGDLDYLPTPSEYCHPFDVDSKKRPIAPCGAIANSMFNDSFVLYKLNGSGPSTKVPLNVKGISWWTDYNIKFNNPKPNNSTDLQQAFKGTVKPSNWPRPAYELDTNPENNGFINEDFIVWMRTAALPTFRKLYRRIDGGLEPGNYSVEITYNYPVLSFNGQKRVTFSTISWMGGRNPFLGIAYLVCGSACIVTAIVMFIVYIKYQGWNMVKEE from the exons ATGCCACAAGTCCCGGGTTCGTCTCGGGAAAGAGACGGGGCCGTTTCCAAAAATAAGCCTGATAACACCGCCTTCACGCAGCAAAGACTGCCGGCTTGGCAGCCCTTCTTATCCGCAGGCTACGTCCTCCCCACATTCTTCCTGTTGGGCTTGATATTCATTGCGATCGGGCTCGGGTTGTACTTTACTTCCAAAAGTGTCATCGAGATAGAG CTTAACTATACAGGTGACGAGTCAAAGAGTCCGTGCCACCATTGTACCAGCAATGCTACCAAGAACTGCAAGTGCACAATAAAATTCAAGGTGGACAAGTTGTTGAGG GGCCCAGTTTTCATGTACTATGAATTATCGAACTTCTATCAGAACCAACGGAAATATGGAGTTTCCCGGGACGATACTCAGCTGAATGGAGATTTGGATTATTTACCG ACCCCTTCTGAATACTGTCATCCATTTGACGTGGATAGTAAGAAACGGCCTATCGCTCCCTGTGGAGCCATTGCAAACAGCATGTTTAATG ATTCCTTTGTGTTATATAAGCTGAACGGCAGTGGGCCTTCCACCAAGGTGCCTCTAAATGTCAAAGGAATTTCTTGGTGGACTGACTACAACATCAAATTCAATAACCCTAAGCCAAACAATTCAACTGACCTACAGCAGGCATTCAAGG GAACTGTAAAGCCTTCCAATTGGCCCAGGCCTGCCTACGAGCTGGACACGAACCCAGAAAACAATGGCTTTATTAATGAAGACTTCATTGTCTGGATGAGGACCGCGGCCTTGCCGACGTTTCGCAAACTCTATCGTCGTATTGATGGAGGACTGGAGCCAGGAAACTATTCTGTGGAAATAACTTACA ATTATCCAGTGCTAAGTTTCAATGGACAGAAACGAGTAACTTTCAGCACCATATCCTGGATGGGTGGAAGGAATCCATTCTTGGGAATTGCTTATCTTGTGTGTGGTAGTGCCTGTATTGTTACAGCGATAGTAATGTTCATAGTTTACATTAAGTATCAAGGATGGAACATGGTCAAAGAGGAATAA